The following proteins are co-located in the Streptomyces sp. NBC_00435 genome:
- a CDS encoding ArsR/SmtB family transcription factor, with the protein MTQREAARVLDHPEVSEIRLEGVLHALSDPVRLTIVRDLAAMDTELACSHFELPVTKSTTTHHFRVLRESGVVRQCYRGTTKLNGLRRAELAELFPGLLDSVLTAAAAEEARITG; encoded by the coding sequence ATGACGCAACGTGAGGCGGCCCGTGTCCTCGACCACCCGGAGGTCTCGGAGATCCGGCTGGAAGGCGTCCTCCACGCCCTCTCCGACCCGGTCCGACTGACCATCGTCCGCGACCTCGCCGCCATGGACACCGAGCTGGCCTGCTCGCACTTCGAGCTCCCGGTCACCAAGTCCACGACCACGCACCACTTCCGGGTCCTGCGCGAGAGCGGGGTGGTGCGCCAGTGTTACCGGGGCACCACCAAACTGAACGGACTGCGCCGCGCCGAGCTGGCGGAGCTGTTCCCCGGTCTCCTCGACAGCGTCCTCACGGCGGCCGCCGCCGAGGAGGCGCGGATCACCGGCTGA
- a CDS encoding NADH:flavin oxidoreductase/NADH oxidase — translation MSAAPAAFAALFQPWTIRSVTIPNRVWMAPMCQYSAEASGPHAGVADDWHFAHYAARATGGTGLIVQEATAVSPEGRISPYDLGIWNDTQVEALRRITSFVKARGAVPGIQLAHAGRKASTDRTWEGGRPLGPEAHGWQPSAPSAVPFAEGHPVPHELTAGEVREVVEQFAAAARRSLAAGYQVVEIHGAHGYLIGQFLSPHSNRRTDAYGGSFENRTRLAVEVVDAVRAVWPEELPLFFRISATDWLEEDGWTADETVRLAALLQEHGVDLLDVSTGGLAPGVTIPVGPAYQVPFAARVKAETTLPVAAVGLITEPEQAEKILANGEADAVLLGRELLRDPFWARRAAAELGAEIRTPDQYHRSW, via the coding sequence ATGAGTGCTGCCCCCGCTGCCTTCGCCGCCCTGTTCCAGCCTTGGACCATCCGCTCGGTCACCATCCCGAACCGCGTGTGGATGGCCCCGATGTGCCAGTACAGCGCCGAGGCCTCCGGTCCGCACGCCGGAGTGGCCGACGACTGGCACTTCGCGCACTACGCGGCCCGCGCCACCGGCGGCACCGGTCTGATCGTCCAGGAGGCCACGGCAGTCTCCCCGGAGGGGCGGATCTCGCCGTACGACCTCGGGATCTGGAACGACACCCAGGTCGAGGCGCTGCGCCGGATCACCTCCTTCGTCAAGGCCCGGGGCGCGGTCCCCGGCATCCAGCTCGCCCACGCCGGCCGCAAGGCGTCCACCGATCGCACCTGGGAGGGCGGGCGCCCCCTCGGACCCGAGGCGCACGGCTGGCAGCCCAGCGCCCCGAGCGCCGTCCCCTTCGCCGAGGGCCACCCGGTCCCGCACGAGCTGACGGCCGGGGAGGTCCGGGAGGTCGTGGAACAGTTCGCGGCGGCGGCCCGGCGCTCGCTGGCCGCCGGCTACCAGGTCGTCGAGATCCACGGCGCCCACGGATACCTGATCGGCCAGTTCCTCTCCCCGCACAGCAACAGGCGCACCGACGCCTACGGCGGCTCCTTCGAGAACCGCACCCGGCTCGCCGTCGAAGTCGTCGACGCCGTAAGGGCCGTGTGGCCCGAGGAGCTGCCGCTGTTCTTCCGGATCTCCGCCACCGACTGGCTGGAGGAGGACGGCTGGACCGCCGACGAGACCGTCAGGCTGGCCGCGCTGCTCCAGGAGCACGGCGTGGACCTCCTCGACGTCTCCACCGGCGGCCTCGCGCCCGGCGTGACGATTCCGGTCGGCCCTGCCTACCAGGTGCCCTTCGCGGCCCGGGTCAAGGCCGAGACCACGCTCCCGGTCGCCGCCGTGGGTCTGATCACCGAACCGGAGCAGGCCGAGAAGATCCTGGCCAACGGCGAGGCCGACGCGGTCCTGCTGGGCCGGGAGCTGCTGCGCGATCCGTTCTGGGCCCGCCGCGCGGCCGCCGAGCTCGGCGCGGAGATCCGTACGCCCGACCAGTACCACCGGTCCTGGTGA